In Dehalococcoidales bacterium, the following proteins share a genomic window:
- the coaE gene encoding dephospho-CoA kinase (Dephospho-CoA kinase (CoaE) performs the final step in coenzyme A biosynthesis.) yields MKVIGLTGGIGSGKSTVSRFLGEMGAVVLDADKVGHQAYQPGTETWKELVAAFGEDIVAPDSTIDRRKLGAIVFADPEALARLNRIMHPRMFDMMKARIEEYRGQGTEVVVLEAAILLEANWTPLVDEVWVTVASESIVVQRTRERTGLPEEQIKARIRSQLSNEERSQQAKVVITNNGDLEELRVKVEELWQELQK; encoded by the coding sequence ATGAAGGTAATTGGTCTGACCGGTGGTATCGGAAGTGGTAAGAGCACGGTCTCACGGTTTCTCGGGGAAATGGGGGCTGTTGTGCTGGATGCGGATAAGGTAGGGCACCAGGCGTATCAACCCGGCACTGAGACCTGGAAGGAACTGGTGGCGGCGTTCGGTGAAGACATCGTTGCCCCGGATAGTACTATTGACCGCCGGAAGCTGGGGGCAATCGTCTTTGCCGACCCGGAAGCACTGGCACGCCTCAACCGGATAATGCATCCCCGGATGTTTGACATGATGAAAGCACGGATTGAGGAATACCGTGGGCAGGGAACAGAGGTAGTGGTGCTGGAGGCTGCCATTCTGCTCGAAGCCAACTGGACCCCGCTGGTAGACGAGGTCTGGGTAACGGTGGCTTCAGAATCGATAGTAGTGCAGCGGACCAGGGAACGCACCGGACTGCCTGAGGAGCAGATAAAGGCCCGCATTCGCTCCCAGCTATCCAACGAAGAGCGCAGCCAGCAGGCGAAAGTGGTCATCACCAATAACGGCGATCTGGAGGAGCTGAGAGTAAAGGTGGAGGAGCTCTGGCAGGAGCTTCAGAAGTAG
- the rplU gene encoding 50S ribosomal protein L21 — protein MFCGGGDIYAIVETGGKQYRVAPGQVLDVDRLDVAEGATIELDRVLLLGEGDDVTVGTPVVEGAKVMATSQGEGRGKKIIVFRYKPKVRYRRKTGHRQGYTRLAIDKIVGPGAATVEPAIEVGRDEEEVSENGA, from the coding sequence GTGTTTTGCGGAGGTGGCGATATTTACGCGATAGTTGAGACCGGCGGTAAGCAGTACCGGGTCGCCCCCGGCCAGGTGCTGGATGTTGACCGTCTTGATGTGGCTGAAGGTGCTACTATTGAGCTGGACAGGGTACTGCTGCTCGGTGAGGGTGATGATGTGACCGTAGGCACACCCGTTGTGGAAGGGGCCAAAGTAATGGCCACCTCACAGGGGGAAGGTAGAGGCAAGAAGATTATTGTCTTCCGATACAAGCCCAAGGTACGCTATCGGCGCAAGACGGGACACCGCCAGGGGTACACCAGGCTTGCCATCGATAAGATAGTCGGCCCGGGAGCAGCGACGGTAGAACCAGCGATAGAGGTCGGCCGGGATGAGGAAGAGGTGAGCGAAAATGGCGCATAA
- the rpmA gene encoding 50S ribosomal protein L27, translating to MAHKKGGGRTKNGRDSQGQRLGVKRYAGQTVNAGTILVRQRGTRIKPGNNVGVGRDYTLFSLIDGIVQYEAAGNNRRKVSVYAS from the coding sequence ATGGCGCATAAAAAGGGTGGCGGGCGCACCAAGAACGGTCGTGATAGCCAGGGACAGCGGCTCGGTGTGAAACGGTATGCCGGACAGACAGTCAATGCCGGGACGATACTGGTACGGCAGCGGGGTACGCGGATAAAACCCGGCAACAATGTCGGTGTCGGCCGGGACTATACCTTGTTTTCCCTGATTGATGGAATTGTTCAGTACGAAGCGGCAGGCAACAACAGGAGGAAAGTCAGCGTTTACGCTTCTTAG
- the rpmE gene encoding 50S ribosomal protein L31, translating into MKEKIHPTYYPDAKATCSCGNAFTLGSTKKEIKVELCSKCHPFFTGEQRVVDTAGRVERFRRRYDRQK; encoded by the coding sequence ATGAAAGAGAAGATACATCCGACATATTACCCGGATGCGAAAGCGACCTGCTCTTGCGGCAATGCCTTCACTCTTGGTTCCACAAAGAAAGAAATAAAGGTGGAGCTATGCAGCAAGTGCCATCCGTTCTTCACCGGGGAGCAGAGAGTGGTGGATACCGCCGGGCGCGTGGAGCGGTTCCGACGGCGCTATGACAGGCAGAAATAG
- a CDS encoding DUF1385 domain-containing protein, which translates to MTEKKHNYGGQAVIEGVMIRGKRMMSTAVRRSDGEIVVDTQPLPSIYTGRLRALPLTRGIVVLIEALVLGMKTLMYSANISLEEEGEKIEGPLMWVTMAVAMLIGVAVFFLVPMFLTKLFTIGNTVLFHLVEGLIRMAIFILYLRLISFMPDIKRVFAYHGAEHKVVNAHEAGATLEVEAVSGYSTAHVRCGSSFLFVVLILAIIVFALIGLPSVWIMVLSRLALIPVISALGYEVIYFGSRHTENPLVRAVLAPGLWLQALTTRPPDEQQIEVALLALSTAIEADQQSEEALPNPA; encoded by the coding sequence GTGACGGAAAAGAAGCATAACTACGGTGGACAGGCGGTCATCGAAGGCGTGATGATTCGGGGCAAGAGGATGATGAGTACCGCTGTCCGGCGTTCCGACGGAGAAATAGTGGTAGATACCCAGCCACTGCCTTCCATCTATACCGGACGGTTGAGGGCGCTCCCACTGACGCGGGGCATTGTTGTCCTCATTGAGGCACTGGTACTCGGTATGAAGACCCTGATGTATTCGGCGAATATCTCACTGGAAGAAGAGGGCGAGAAGATAGAGGGGCCGCTGATGTGGGTCACGATGGCGGTAGCAATGCTGATAGGGGTTGCCGTGTTCTTCCTGGTCCCCATGTTTCTTACTAAATTGTTCACCATCGGTAACACGGTGCTCTTTCACCTGGTAGAGGGCCTTATCCGAATGGCGATTTTTATCCTCTATCTAAGACTGATATCATTCATGCCTGATATAAAGAGGGTATTTGCTTACCACGGTGCCGAGCACAAGGTGGTCAATGCCCACGAGGCCGGTGCCACGCTTGAAGTGGAGGCGGTGAGCGGTTACAGTACGGCGCACGTGCGCTGCGGCAGCAGTTTTCTGTTCGTGGTGCTGATATTAGCCATCATCGTCTTTGCCCTTATTGGTCTGCCTTCAGTGTGGATAATGGTACTTTCACGACTCGCGCTGATACCGGTGATTTCTGCACTCGGCTACGAAGTAATCTATTTCGGGTCACGACACACGGAAAACCCCCTGGTGCGGGCGGTACTGGCGCCAGGGTTGTGGTTGCAGGCACTGACAACACGGCCACCTGATGAACAGCAGATCGAGGTAGCTCTACTGGCGCTGAGCACGGCGATAGAGGCCGACCAGCAATCGGAAGAGGCACTGCCGAATCCGGCCTGA
- the hisI gene encoding phosphoribosyl-AMP cyclohydrolase, whose translation MRVDIAKDIKYNEKGLVPAIIQDADSGEVLMLGYMNEEALQRTLSGEDVWFYSRSRQEMWHKGETSGNYIKVHEVWKDCDNDTILVKARPVGPVCHTGNRTCFFQELPR comes from the coding sequence GTGAGAGTGGATATAGCCAAAGACATCAAGTACAACGAAAAAGGCCTGGTTCCGGCCATAATTCAGGACGCCGACAGCGGCGAGGTGCTGATGCTGGGCTACATGAACGAGGAGGCCCTGCAACGTACGCTTTCCGGCGAGGACGTCTGGTTCTACAGTCGCAGTCGGCAGGAGATGTGGCACAAGGGGGAGACCTCAGGCAACTACATCAAGGTGCATGAAGTGTGGAAAGACTGCGATAACGACACCATTCTGGTGAAAGCACGCCCGGTCGGTCCGGTATGTCACACGGGAAACCGGACCTGTTTCTTCCAGGAGTTGCCGCGATAG
- a CDS encoding amidohydrolase family protein: MRGIPTIDCMMSLNTGGSGREISFHERSREAYTPFMVQEGWLRDEESTQYTHPAQHFFKGSDERIKKGNTVEELLELMDEVGIEKGLIGVQLDDPRPTLDVIEKYPDRFFAQVGVNPFFGMPELRKLESLVRNHPQVKACCVTGFRIQRPYNDKIYWPLYAKCCELDIPVICYVGLPGPRVPGELQNPMYLDEVLWFFPELKVVMRHGGEPWEFECVKLMLKWPNLYYSTSAFVPRHYPKEVMYYANTRGSDNVLYAGYWPGLDLRRIAKEIENDVDLRDHVWPKFLRENARRVFKLDE, encoded by the coding sequence ATGCGAGGCATACCAACTATCGACTGCATGATGAGCTTGAATACGGGTGGCAGTGGCCGCGAGATCTCATTTCATGAGCGCAGCCGCGAAGCTTACACTCCCTTCATGGTCCAGGAGGGTTGGCTGAGGGATGAGGAGAGTACGCAGTACACCCATCCTGCCCAGCACTTCTTCAAAGGCTCGGATGAACGCATAAAGAAGGGAAACACCGTCGAAGAGTTGCTGGAGCTAATGGATGAAGTCGGGATTGAGAAGGGACTGATAGGCGTGCAGCTTGACGACCCTCGTCCTACCCTTGACGTTATTGAGAAGTACCCGGACCGTTTCTTTGCACAAGTGGGGGTTAATCCGTTCTTCGGCATGCCTGAGCTGCGCAAGCTGGAGAGCCTTGTTCGCAACCATCCTCAAGTCAAGGCCTGCTGTGTCACCGGGTTCCGTATCCAACGGCCTTACAATGACAAGATTTACTGGCCCCTCTACGCCAAGTGCTGCGAGCTGGATATCCCGGTAATCTGCTATGTCGGTCTTCCCGGTCCACGAGTGCCCGGTGAGCTACAGAACCCGATGTATCTGGACGAGGTCCTGTGGTTCTTTCCCGAGCTTAAGGTGGTCATGCGGCATGGCGGCGAGCCGTGGGAGTTCGAGTGTGTCAAGCTTATGCTGAAGTGGCCCAACCTGTACTACTCGACCTCGGCCTTTGTTCCGCGCCACTACCCCAAAGAGGTCATGTATTACGCCAACACGCGTGGCTCTGACAACGTTCTCTACGCAGGTTACTGGCCTGGTCTGGACTTACGGCGTATCGCAAAAGAGATTGAGAACGACGTGGACCTGCGTGACCACGTCTGGCCAAAATTCCTTCGTGAGAACGCCAGGCGTGTGTTTAAGCTGGACGAGTAG
- a CDS encoding crotonase/enoyl-CoA hydratase family protein, with protein sequence MEVFMSYENILYEVSNRIARITLNRPEKLNALSDALLEEYAAALVEAERDPEVGVVVVRAAGRAFCAGYDVGGGSGHARMRNEAPFLADRLRLQSFDDKITTAWRLVKPVIAQVHGICVAGGNDIAGQCDIIIAAENATFGHPQIRRLGLTWMHMFPYKCGAQWSKILMFTGDSISGKEAERIGVVARAVPEDKLEEEVDKLAARIALVDPTLLAMNKLAVNRVFEEMGMRNAFNAANAFDTIAHTAEAMQEFNRIAREQGLRAALEANEGPFRQSPRPF encoded by the coding sequence ATGGAGGTGTTCATGTCATACGAAAACATCCTGTATGAGGTATCGAATCGAATTGCGCGCATTACGCTCAACCGTCCGGAGAAGCTGAATGCCCTCAGCGATGCCCTGCTCGAGGAGTATGCCGCGGCTCTGGTCGAGGCGGAGCGCGACCCGGAGGTCGGGGTTGTCGTTGTCAGGGCAGCCGGGCGGGCTTTCTGTGCCGGATATGACGTCGGCGGTGGCAGTGGTCATGCGCGCATGCGTAACGAGGCTCCGTTTCTTGCCGACCGGCTGCGTCTTCAGTCCTTCGACGACAAGATAACGACAGCCTGGCGACTGGTAAAACCGGTAATCGCTCAGGTACACGGTATCTGCGTTGCCGGCGGCAATGATATTGCCGGGCAGTGCGACATCATCATCGCCGCGGAGAACGCCACCTTCGGCCATCCCCAGATACGACGCCTCGGTCTCACCTGGATGCACATGTTCCCCTACAAGTGCGGCGCCCAGTGGTCCAAGATACTGATGTTCACTGGAGATTCTATCAGCGGAAAGGAAGCGGAGCGTATCGGCGTCGTTGCCCGGGCTGTCCCGGAAGACAAGCTCGAAGAAGAGGTTGATAAGCTAGCGGCCAGAATTGCCCTGGTTGATCCCACGCTCCTGGCCATGAACAAGCTAGCCGTTAACCGCGTCTTCGAGGAGATGGGGATGCGGAACGCTTTCAATGCCGCCAATGCCTTTGACACTATCGCTCACACGGCTGAGGCGATGCAGGAGTTCAACCGAATCGCTCGAGAGCAGGGCCTGAGAGCTGCTCTCGAAGCTAACGAAGGCCCCTTCCGTCAGTCACCGCGGCCCTTCTAG